One region of Sardina pilchardus chromosome 18, fSarPil1.1, whole genome shotgun sequence genomic DNA includes:
- the zbtb18 gene encoding zinc finger and BTB domain-containing protein 18 isoform X1 — translation MYTAGYEDSMEFPDHSRHLLQCLREQRHQGFLCDSTVLVGESQFRAHRAVLASCSMYFHLFYKDQLDKRDVVLLNSDIVTAPAFALLLEFMYEGKLTFKTLPVEDVLAAASYLHMYDIVKVCKKRLKQKATAEADSTKRDADDAASSCSDKAESFSEGGSTGRPATADLLLASDDDEAADVKREAAAGMWMRLTSSERAAGTPATASSPGQGEGVGAGAVGRRRAADSRKSPAGSPSSSTGSLSRRSVASRRVSSDADCVLDLSVKSGLAGGPGEAVSSLPFLLGGGGGGTPDSLVQGGLVQVKLEKDTGSDDEDMVTNDYELDNSRVKERTTSPPSLLLPGGNSNPTVGAVLSAAQRRFGLEAHLSALREAALPGDLDRDEKPGDDDDMLGGGGLGGDTASERAQAASDALLPYVSNMLGGPHPQIFMCPLCNKVFPSPHILQIHLSTHFREQEGVRAKPAGDVNVPTCSICGKTFSCMYTLKRHERTHSGEKPYTCTTCGKSFQYSHNLSRHAVVHTREKPHACKWCERRFTQSGDLYRHIRKFHCELVNSLSVKSEALNLPAVRDWALEDSSQELWK, via the exons ATGTATACTGCAg gttatgAAGACAGCATGGAGTTCCCTGACCACAGCAGGCATCTCCTCCAGTGTCTGAGGGAGCAGCGGCACCAGGGCTTCCTGTGCGACTCCACGGTGCTGGTGGGCGAGTCCCAGTTCCGGGCGCACCGGGCCGTGCTGGCGTCCTGCAGCATGTACTTCCACCTCTTCTACAAGGACCAGCTGGACAAGCGCGACGTGGTCCTCCTCAACAGCGACATCGTGACGGCGCCGGCCTTCGCCCTGCTGCTGGAGTTCATGTACGAGGGCAAGCTGACCTTCAAGACGCTACCCGTGGAGGACGTGCTGGCCGCCGCCAGCTACCTGCACATGTACGACATCGTCAAGGTGTGCAAGAAGCGGCTGAAGCAGAAGGCCACGGCCGAGGCGGACAGCACCAAGCGCGACGCCGACGACGCGGCGTCCAGCTGCTCGGACAAGGCCGAGAGCTTCTCGGAGGGCGGCAGCACGGGGAGGCCGGCCACGGCCGACCTGCTGCTGGCCAGCGACGACGACGAGGCGGCGGACGTGAAGCGGGAGGCGGCGGCGGGCATGTGGATGCGGCTGACCTCGTCGGAGCGCGCGGCGGGCACGCCGGCCACCGCGTCCAGCCCCGGGCAGGGCGAAGGAGTCGGAGCGGGCGCCGTGGGCAGGAGGCGGGCGGCCGACAGCAGGAAGTCGCCGGCCGGGAGCCCCAGCAGCTCGACGGGCTCGCTGTCGCGGCGGTCAGTGGCCTCGCGGAGGGTGTCGTCGGACGCCGACTGCGTGCTGGACCTGTCGGTCAAGTCGGGGCTGGCCGGAGGCCCCGGGGAGGCGGTGTCCAGCCTGCCCTTCCTGCTGggcggcggaggcggagggACGCCGGACAGCCTGGTGCAGGGCGGCCTCGTGCAGGTCAAGCTGGAGAAGGACACGGGCTCGGACGACGAGGACATGGTCACCAACGACTACGAGCTGGACAACAGCCGGGTCAAGGAGCGGACGACctcgcctccctctctcctcctgcccggCGGCAACAGCAACCCCACGGTGGGCGCCGTTCTGTCCGCGGCCCAGCGGCGCTTCGGACTGGAGGCTCACCTGTCGGCCCTGCGCGAGGCGGCGCTCCCCGGCGACCTGGACCGCGACGAGAAGCCcggcgacgacgacgacatGCTGGGCGgcgggggcctgggcggcgacACGGCCTCGGAGCGAGCCCAGGCGGCCTCCGACGCCCTCCTGCCCTACGTCTCCAACATGCTGGGCGGCCCGCACCCGCAGATCTTCATGTGCCCGCTCTGCAACAAGGTGTTCCCCAGCCCGCACATCCTGCAGATCCACCTGAGCACGCACTTCCGCGAGCAGGAGGGGGTCCGCGCCAAGCCGGCCGGCGACGTCAACGTGCCCACCTGCTCCATCTGCGGCAAGACCTTCTCGTGCATGTACACGCTCAAGCGGCACGAGCGCACGCACTCGGGCGAGAAGCCCTACACCTGCACCACCTGCGGCAAGAGCTTCCAGTACTCGCACAACCTGAGCCGCCACGCCGTGGTGCACACGCGCGAGAAGCCGCACGCCTGCAAGTGGTGCGAGCGCCGCTTCACGCAGTCCGGGGACCTCTACCGGCACATCCGCAAGTTCCACTGCGAGCTGGTCAACTCGCTCTCGGTCAAGAGCGAGGCGCTCAATCTGCCCGCCGTCAGGGACTGGGCGCTCGAGGACAGCTCGCAGGAACTTTGGAAATGA
- the zbtb18 gene encoding zinc finger and BTB domain-containing protein 18 isoform X2 — protein MEFPDHSRHLLQCLREQRHQGFLCDSTVLVGESQFRAHRAVLASCSMYFHLFYKDQLDKRDVVLLNSDIVTAPAFALLLEFMYEGKLTFKTLPVEDVLAAASYLHMYDIVKVCKKRLKQKATAEADSTKRDADDAASSCSDKAESFSEGGSTGRPATADLLLASDDDEAADVKREAAAGMWMRLTSSERAAGTPATASSPGQGEGVGAGAVGRRRAADSRKSPAGSPSSSTGSLSRRSVASRRVSSDADCVLDLSVKSGLAGGPGEAVSSLPFLLGGGGGGTPDSLVQGGLVQVKLEKDTGSDDEDMVTNDYELDNSRVKERTTSPPSLLLPGGNSNPTVGAVLSAAQRRFGLEAHLSALREAALPGDLDRDEKPGDDDDMLGGGGLGGDTASERAQAASDALLPYVSNMLGGPHPQIFMCPLCNKVFPSPHILQIHLSTHFREQEGVRAKPAGDVNVPTCSICGKTFSCMYTLKRHERTHSGEKPYTCTTCGKSFQYSHNLSRHAVVHTREKPHACKWCERRFTQSGDLYRHIRKFHCELVNSLSVKSEALNLPAVRDWALEDSSQELWK, from the coding sequence ATGGAGTTCCCTGACCACAGCAGGCATCTCCTCCAGTGTCTGAGGGAGCAGCGGCACCAGGGCTTCCTGTGCGACTCCACGGTGCTGGTGGGCGAGTCCCAGTTCCGGGCGCACCGGGCCGTGCTGGCGTCCTGCAGCATGTACTTCCACCTCTTCTACAAGGACCAGCTGGACAAGCGCGACGTGGTCCTCCTCAACAGCGACATCGTGACGGCGCCGGCCTTCGCCCTGCTGCTGGAGTTCATGTACGAGGGCAAGCTGACCTTCAAGACGCTACCCGTGGAGGACGTGCTGGCCGCCGCCAGCTACCTGCACATGTACGACATCGTCAAGGTGTGCAAGAAGCGGCTGAAGCAGAAGGCCACGGCCGAGGCGGACAGCACCAAGCGCGACGCCGACGACGCGGCGTCCAGCTGCTCGGACAAGGCCGAGAGCTTCTCGGAGGGCGGCAGCACGGGGAGGCCGGCCACGGCCGACCTGCTGCTGGCCAGCGACGACGACGAGGCGGCGGACGTGAAGCGGGAGGCGGCGGCGGGCATGTGGATGCGGCTGACCTCGTCGGAGCGCGCGGCGGGCACGCCGGCCACCGCGTCCAGCCCCGGGCAGGGCGAAGGAGTCGGAGCGGGCGCCGTGGGCAGGAGGCGGGCGGCCGACAGCAGGAAGTCGCCGGCCGGGAGCCCCAGCAGCTCGACGGGCTCGCTGTCGCGGCGGTCAGTGGCCTCGCGGAGGGTGTCGTCGGACGCCGACTGCGTGCTGGACCTGTCGGTCAAGTCGGGGCTGGCCGGAGGCCCCGGGGAGGCGGTGTCCAGCCTGCCCTTCCTGCTGggcggcggaggcggagggACGCCGGACAGCCTGGTGCAGGGCGGCCTCGTGCAGGTCAAGCTGGAGAAGGACACGGGCTCGGACGACGAGGACATGGTCACCAACGACTACGAGCTGGACAACAGCCGGGTCAAGGAGCGGACGACctcgcctccctctctcctcctgcccggCGGCAACAGCAACCCCACGGTGGGCGCCGTTCTGTCCGCGGCCCAGCGGCGCTTCGGACTGGAGGCTCACCTGTCGGCCCTGCGCGAGGCGGCGCTCCCCGGCGACCTGGACCGCGACGAGAAGCCcggcgacgacgacgacatGCTGGGCGgcgggggcctgggcggcgacACGGCCTCGGAGCGAGCCCAGGCGGCCTCCGACGCCCTCCTGCCCTACGTCTCCAACATGCTGGGCGGCCCGCACCCGCAGATCTTCATGTGCCCGCTCTGCAACAAGGTGTTCCCCAGCCCGCACATCCTGCAGATCCACCTGAGCACGCACTTCCGCGAGCAGGAGGGGGTCCGCGCCAAGCCGGCCGGCGACGTCAACGTGCCCACCTGCTCCATCTGCGGCAAGACCTTCTCGTGCATGTACACGCTCAAGCGGCACGAGCGCACGCACTCGGGCGAGAAGCCCTACACCTGCACCACCTGCGGCAAGAGCTTCCAGTACTCGCACAACCTGAGCCGCCACGCCGTGGTGCACACGCGCGAGAAGCCGCACGCCTGCAAGTGGTGCGAGCGCCGCTTCACGCAGTCCGGGGACCTCTACCGGCACATCCGCAAGTTCCACTGCGAGCTGGTCAACTCGCTCTCGGTCAAGAGCGAGGCGCTCAATCTGCCCGCCGTCAGGGACTGGGCGCTCGAGGACAGCTCGCAGGAACTTTGGAAATGA